From the Candidatus Hydrogenedentota bacterium genome, the window CTTCTCCACGCCGTACTTGAGGGCGGGAAACAACGTCTGCGTCCCGTTCTAGCGACCGCGATCACCGATGCCGCCGGTTTCATTCCCATGGCCATGTCGACCGGGGTTGGCGCTGAAGTGCAGCGGCCACTGGCAACCGTGGTGGTTGGAGGGATGATCTCGGGTACTCTGCTGACGCTGTTTCTGTTGCCGATTCTGTATTTGATCGTGGCGGAAAGGGTGGGGGCGCACTCGGAACCGCCGGTTGAATCCAAAGCTACCGTGGGTGTATAAACTCGGTCGCTTCTGCAAGGAAAGCTGTGGGTGACCAGGCTAGCGCATGTTGTGGCCGGCGGGTTCGATGGGTTTTACGGTTGTTTTCGACCGTACAAAGGAGGCAAATGATGGGTTGTGTGAAGGCGACTGTGCGTAAAGAAGAGATGCCCGCCTTGGCAGGAATCGGATTCGACGCAGGCTTCCCGATCTTCTATATCATTCAACTGATTTTGAAGTTCTTCCCCAATTTCTTCGCCAGATTCCTCAACGGCTAGCATAGCAGGAATTTAGAGGTCGCGGGTTTCGTCTCGATGCGACGTGCGCCTTGCAGGGATGTTCGGCGAATTTGCCGGGCATAACTGCCTGCTGCGGGGTGCAGTTGTCGTAGGTGTGTCGTGCGTGCCACAGGGCGGGAATAGCCCGTACTTGTCAATGTGGCGGCGCAAGCTTCCATTCAAACCGCCAACTCGAGTGCTGCATTTGCCGAACCCAACAGTGGGCAGTCGTTTGCCCCCCGCTTGGTTCACGACACCCTGCTTACATTACTAAAAGCTTCTACTGGGTGTTTGCCGGATCAAATGCCGCAATTGCTCCGTCTACCGGCTGTCGCCATAATAGGAGGAACCTCTGTCCACCGGAGGGGATTATCTCAATGGCGAGCCCGGAGTCCTTGTTCCCGGTACCGTGAAATTGTGAGGAATATGAAGCATCTACCTTGCTCGTTGCCGCGTTTGCTTTCCGCGCACACGCTTGCATTCTGTTTTCTTGTGGGGACACTCGGGTGTTCAAGGAATGCCCTGGTTGGCACCGTCCAGAATGTTCGTGGCGAGACGCTGCCCGGCGTGGCGGTCACCATCAAGGGGACGAACTTTCAGGCGACCACGAATGGCCTCGGCGAATACCGGTTTCCGGCTGTTCCCGGCAAGCACACGATTACGTTTGCGAAGACCGGTTATACACAAGGAGTGCTTGAGCTGACCGTCGATCAGCCGCGTCCGATTACGGCGACGACAGTATCCCTCTGGCCGTTGCCAGAGTCCAAGGGCGTCTACCTGTTCGAAGACTATCGCTATACCCGGGCCGACGTGATCACGCCTGCTCCGTGGCGCCGTAAGCGTGATTCGGAGATCATTTTTGGATTCAAGCGCGGAATCGAGGCCTCCACGACCAATCCTCAGCCGATGATTGTCTGCTACAACAAAGCAATGCCGTTGGAGGTCAAGTTAAGC encodes:
- a CDS encoding carboxypeptidase-like regulatory domain-containing protein; this translates as MKHLPCSLPRLLSAHTLAFCFLVGTLGCSRNALVGTVQNVRGETLPGVAVTIKGTNFQATTNGLGEYRFPAVPGKHTITFAKTGYTQGVLELTVDQPRPITATTVSLWPLPESKGVYLFEDYRYTRADVITPAPWRRKRDSEIIFGFKRGIEASTTNPQPMIVCYNKAMPLEVKLSRLEQMEVEPDIGQTTLKAIQVWSRAEDIPVVSEAIDEPEQELRHLVLQNPLAPGAYAVHWGGLASGQASEEQRVFCFRVADPNAPPVEEAPTASPQSETTKKGEAPVLPPETGEPAMDDEG